The stretch of DNA ACAGCTTGTCAAAAAAGAAGTGAAAAAATCATTTAGGAAACCGGTTGACATATGTCATCCGGTTGACATACAATGACTCTGAAAGCGGCATCATTCACGTCATACGGCTTTAATCGATGTTTAAGCGCACTTATGGGAGGGATCAGATTTGACAGGCATAACGGTTGAGAAAAAACAAAAACCGGGCTGGATTCATTATGTAGCAAAGAATTATATTCTGTATCTATTTCTATTACCGGCGGTCATCCTGACCATCATCTTCAAGTATGTCCCGATGTACGGGGCCATCATCGCTTTCAAGGATTTCAGTCCCCGCAAGGGAATTTTGGGAAGCGACTGGGTAGGCTTTGAACACTTTCAGCGGTTCTTGTCCTCCCCAAATTTTTACGACATTTTTATGAATACGCTTAAGTTAAGCGCTTACGGACTGATTCTTGGCTTTCCTGTTCCGATTATTCTGGCGCTGATGTTCAATCTAATCAAAGGCCAGAAGCTCAAAAAGAACATACAGCTCATTGTATACGCCCCGAATTTCATTTCGGTGGTTGTCATTACAGGGATGCTGTTCGTCTTCCTGTCCCCGACGGGAGTCATTAACACCCTTGTCACCTTGTTCACCGACAAACCTATTTCCTTCATGACCGATCCTGCCTATTTCAGAACCGTCTATATCTTGTCCGGAATCTGGCAGAGTGCCGGATGGTCTTCGATTATCTATGTCGCTGCCCTGGCCAATGTCGACCCGCAGCTGCATGAGGCCGCCAGGATGGACGGGGCATCCTTGTTGCGACGAATCTGGCATATCGATCTGCCTGCCTTGAAACCGGTCATGGCTGTCCTCTTCATCCTTGCAGCTGGCGGAATTATGTCGATCGGCTACGAGAAGGCCTTCCTGATGCAGACGCCACTGAACATTCCAACCTCTGAGATTATAGCCACTTATGTTTACAAGGTTGGTCTACAGTCAGGCGACTATGCATACTCGACGGCGATCGGACTATTTAACTCCGTAATCAATGTTGTCCTGCTTGTCTTTGTCAATTCTGTAGTCAAGAAGCTCAACGAAGGAGAAGGTCTCTACTAATCAAAGGAGGAACCCATGGACATTCATCATTCCAAATCAGACCGGTTCATACTTGGCCTAAATTACACGCTGCTGGGCCTGTTTGTTCTCATCATCCTTTTTCCGCTGCTGTACGTGCTGCTTGCTTCCTTCCTAAATCCAAATGTGCTGATTTCGAAGGGGTTGGCCATCAGCGCCTCCGATTGGAGCCTCGTTGGCTACGAGAAGATCTTGCAGAACTCAGCCATGATTCGGGGATTCTTTAACGCCGTTTTCTATTCTGCCGCTTTCGCGATTGTGACCGTGCTGGTCTCCATCTTTGCGGCCTACCCCCTTTCCATCGAGGGCTTTGTCGGCAAACGGTTCATTATGATCTTTTTCCTGATCACCATGTTCTTTGGCGGCGGACTGATTCCTACTTATCTCGTGGTCAAAAATGTCGGCATGCTGGATACCGTATGGGCCATCATTCTGCCGGGAGCAGTCAGTGTGTTCAATATTATTCTGGCTAGAACGTACTTTCTCGGCATTCCGAAAGAGCTGTTCCAAGCTGCCCGTATTGATGGAGCCTCTGATCTGCATGTTTTCTTCAAAATCGTGATGCCACTGGCGAAGCCGATCATTTTCGTTCTGGCCCTGTACGCCTTCGTTGGGCAATGGAACTCCTATTTCGACGCCATGATCTATCTGGAGAACTCCAAGCTCTTCCCGCTGCAGCTTGTCCTGCGCTCCATCCTGATCCAGAACCAGGTTGACCCTGGTATGATCTCCGATGCGCTGGCGCAAGCAGAACTCAAGAAGCTCTCGGAGATGATCAAGTATTCTTCCATTGTGGTTTCAAGCCTGCCGCTCATCATTATGTATCCTTTCTTCCAAAAGTATTTCGAGAAGGGTGTCATGGTAGGCTCTATCAAATAAAGATGAAAAGGGGAAAACAGATGAAAAAAACAGTGCAACTATTGGCCGTCACCGTACTTTCTGTATCTTTGCTGGCCGGCTGCGGCGGCGAAGGGGGAGGCAATTCGGCATCGAAGGACTATCAGCTGCAGAATGTTTCATTTCCGCTGAAAGAGAAGGTCACCTTAAACTTCATGACCCAAAGCTCTCCGTTAGCCCCATCCGATCCCAATCAAAAGCTGATTTACAAGCGGCTTGAGGAGAAGACCGGTGTTCACATCGACTGGAAGAACTATACCTCCGATTCTTTTGCCGAGAAAAGAAATTTGGCCATTGCCAGTGACGATCTGCCGGATGCGATCCTCGATGCCGGTTATTCAGACTATGAGCTCCTGCAGCTCGGTTCTGACGGCACGATTATCCCTCTAGAGGACCTTATTGAGAAGTATATGCCGAACTTCAAAAAGGTTCTGGAGGCAGCACCTGAATATAAAGCCATGATCACCGCACCAGACGGGCATATTTATTCTTTCCCTTGGATTGAAGAGCTTGGCTCAGGCAAGGAGAGCATTCACTCGGTCAATGACTTCCCATGGATCAATAAGGCATGGCTGGATAAGCTGGGGCTCAAAATGCCTACCACGACCGAAGAATTGAAAAACGTACTGATTGCTTTTAAGAACAATGATCCTAACGGAAACGGCCAGAAAGATGAAATCCCGATGTCATTCATCATGAACAACGGAAATGAGGATATGAATTTCCTGTTTGGCTCCTTCGGCCTGGGAGATAACGGAGACCATACGGTCGTTACCAATGACGGCAAAGTCGTGTTCACCGCCAGCCAGGATGGCTACAAGGAAGCGATTAAATACTTTAATGAGCTGTATAAGCTGAATTTGATTGATGAGGAGTCCTTCGAGCAAGATTACAATACGTATTTGGCAAAGGGACAGAGCGGACGGTATGGCCTGTATTTCCAATGGGATAAAGCCAACATTACAGGGGCTAACGACAACTATGAGCTTATGAACCCGCTGGAAGGGCCTTCCGGTGAAACCAACGTAACCCGCACCAACAATTACGGATTTGACCGGGGCCGTATGGTGATCACCCAAGCGAATAAGAATCTGGAGCTGACTGCGAAATGGATCGACCAGCTCTATGACCCGATTCAATCGGTTCAGAATAACTGGGGGACCTATGGAGACGAGACCCAGCAAAATATCTTTAAGTTCGATGAACAAAAGAAGATGCTGGTTCATTTACCGCTGGGGGACACCTCTCCTGTTGAACTTAGACAAAAGACAAACATAGGCGGACCGCTGGCGATATTGGATGAATACTACGGCAAATATACGACAAAGCCGGATGATGCAGCCTGGCGCCTCCAATTGATGAAAGAAGTTATGGTGCCTCATATGAAACAGGACAATAACTATCCGAAGATTTTCTTCTCCCGGGAAGAGCAGAAGGAACTGACGAACATTGAAACCGACCTGTTCGCCTATGTGAACCGGAAGCGGGCGGAATGGATCAAGACCGGCAAGGTGGACGCCGAATGGAACGCTTATCTTCAGGAGCTAAACCGCCTCGGTCTAGAGAAATGGCTGCAAATTAAGCAAAGCGGATATGACAAATATAAAAAATAAATAAAGGTGGTAACACAACATGAAAATAATGAAACATGAAAAGCACAGGCCATTATGGCACTTTTCCCCTAAACAGCACTGGATCAATGATCCGAACGGACTCGTCTATTTCAATCAGGAATACCATCTGTTCTTTCAGCACCATCCTAGTTCCAGTAATTGGGGGCCGATGCATTGGGGCCATGCCGTCAGCAGAAATCTGATCGACTGGGAGGAGCTGCCTATTGCTCTTGCTCCTGATGAGCTAGGCACGATCTTCTCCGGCAGTGCCGTTGTGGATTGGAAGAACACGACAGGCTTCTTCCCTGAAGAGCCAGGGCTTGTAGCGATATTCACCCATCATCTGGATACCGGCGAAGAAGGCGTGCCGATTACTCAAGCCCAAAGCCTCGCCTACAGCACAGATCAGGGAAGAACATGGACCAAATATGAGGGGAACCCGGTGCTGTCCTGCAAGAGCAACCCGGACTTCCGCGACCCCAAAGTGTTCTGGCATCCGGAGAGCGCAAGATGGGTCATGGTGCTGGCCACAGGCCAGACCATCTCCATCTACTCCTCTCCTGATCTGAAGAGCTGGACCTTTGAAAGTGAGTTTGGCGAAGGGATTGGCTTCCACGGAGCGGTGTGGGAATGCCCGGACTTATTCCAGCTGAATATAGAGGGCACTTCTGAGAGTCGCTGGGTTCTTCTGGTCAGTGTTGGTGATAATCCGGAGTTCGACGAAGGCTCCCGCACCCAATATTTCATCGGGTCCTTCGACGGATCGAAGTTCACACCGGATGACGCAGAGATTCGTTGGCTCGACTATGGCCGTGATAACTATGCTGGTGTTAGTTTCTCCGACATTCCTGAGGAAGACGGGCGAAGACTCTATATAGCTTGGATGAGTAACTGGAGATATGCACGTCAGGTGCCGACGAACGGTTGGAGAGGGGTCATGACTTTTCCAAGGGCCTTAACCCTTGTCCAATTAGAAGATGCGACCCTCATCCGTCAGCAGCCAGCCGAAGAGCTCAAGTCCTACTTCTCTGAGCGAACCATGTTGCCGGATCTGACGATTGCGGGCGGCGTATCCCATAGCTTCCCTTGTCAGGCCGAGGCGTTAGAATTGAACCTGAACCTGGAGCATGCGGATGCCGCTGGATTTGATCTGATCCTTCAACATACCGCAGATCAGCATACGAAGATATCGTATTGTGCGGTCCAGCAGACGCTGACCCTATACCGGGATCAGTCGGGAATCCGTGACTTTGCGGAAATATTCCCTCTGCCACAAGCCATGCCCGTCCCACTACCCGATAACATCAGGCTGCAGATTCTTGTGGATACCTCTTCTATTGAAGTCTTTGTAAATGACGGGCTGTATGCGCTAACCAGTGTAGTATATCCTGATCAGACCTGTGAGCAGATTACTATTCATGCTAAGCAAGGGGATGTACGAGTTTACGACAGCTCTCTAGCAGTCCGGTAAAGAATTTCCTGCCTAATCAAAGTCCTGAACTGTACCTCTTACAGTTCAGGACTTTTTACTTCTATTATATAAAGCTTGGCAACAAGCATACAGCTACAGCTTTACAAGCTCCTCAACCCTCACCGGCAGGCCGGTTGCTATGGACCGATTGGCTGCGATTCCGGTCAGAATGGACCAGGCGCCATCGAGATGCGAGGCCGCCCGGCCGAAGCGATCCTCTGCTTCTGCTGCAGATTCTGCGTCAAAGATATCCCGCAGCATCACCGGGTCTCCTCCCCCATGTCCGCCGCTGCCTTCTTCAATGTCTACTATATAAGGCGCCGCAAATTGCGGGTAAACCACAATCTGCTTATGTTGTACGGCACCTTCCTGCTCTTTGGCTCCCCCGGCATTGACATAGGATTGCTCGACCACCTTTACTTCCAGCCTGCCTTTTGTCCCGTTAAAATCAACCTTAAATCCCTCCCACGGCAAGTAAGCGTTCAAGGAATAATTCAGAATTGCCTTATTCTTATATTTGACCATCACACCCATCGTGTCTTCAATGCTGATGTTATCTCCGAAGACACTCTGATCCCGCAAATATCCGTCTTCATGCTCCGCCTCAAGATACATACGCTTCAGCGGCTCATGCTCCTCCAGATGCAGGGCAAAGGGATCGTCCTTCGCTGCACGGCTTCCGTACGCCCGCTGATAGAACTGTGTGACACCGCGGTTCTCTGCATTTTCCCGGCCATAAAAGCGCAGGTCGCCCATGGCGAACACCGTATCAGGCTTAGAATCCAGCCAGAAGTTCATCAGGTCAAAATGATGGGTCGATTTATGAACCAGCAGCCCCCCGCTGTTCCGCTTATCCCGATGCCATCTACGGAAGTAATCCGCCCCGTGCTGCGTATTCAGCAGCCACTCGAAATTGACGGAGAGTACCTCGCCAATCGTTCCTTCCATCAGCAGCTCCCGAATCTTCGTGTTGTGCGGCGCATAGCGGTAGTTGAAGGTAACCCGCAGCTTCCGCCCGGTACGCTGTACAGCATCCAGAATGGCCTGGCATTTCTCGGCATCAATGGTCATCGGCTTCTCAGAGATAACATCACAGCCCAGCTCCATAGCCCGAATAATATACTTGTGATGCGTCCGGTCAATGCTGGTCACAATCACGGTATCAGGATCCGTCTCCTGAATCATCCGATCGAACTCTTCGGCTCTATAAGCTGGAACCGCATTACAGCTGTATTTCTCTTGAAGCAGGGTATTGGCGTAGGCCATTCTAGTCTCATTGACATCACAGAACCCTACAATCCTCGCAGAATGCGAATAGTGGCTAGCCATTTCCCCATAGAAAAATTCAGCCCGACCGCCCAAACCGACAAACGCATAGTTTCGAATCGTCAGAGGAATCACTCCATTTTCTATTGATGGTTTTGAATACGCTTTCTATGTATAGTGTAAGGTATAGGATCCACAGCATTCTCTGCATCTTTTAGCGATTACGGCCGATTCTTTGCATATTTTATCTTTCTGATCCCCTTAGGAGGTACAGAATGGAGAACGAGACAGAGGCGCTATTTGCCATTGAGCAAGCCAAGAGACAGGAGCCCTTCAGCATGGACTCAGACCATGCTCATGATACCTACGAAATTTACTACCTGCTCTCTGGGGAACGTAATTACTACATTCACAATTGGGTCTATGAGCTGCGTAAGGGTGACGTCATATTTATTAATAAAAAACAGCTGCACAGGACCACTGCCAGGGGAACGAAACTGCATGAGCGGGTCCTCATCAATTTCCGAAGGGAATTCATGGGGTCGCTCAGCGGTGTGGAGGAAGTCATCCTCCCCTTGGTATCTTACCGGTGTCTGCTGCTGCGCCCGGAAATTCATGAACAGCAGCAGCTGGAGAATATTCTCTTCAGCATGCTCCAGGAAGATCGGCGTAACCAGCCGCACAGGATACCTTATTTGCAATCCCTGCTCCTGCAGCTGTTGATTGAGTTGAACCGCATGTTCAGCATCAGCAAGAAGAGCATCGCCCCATTAAATGAAGACAGAGAACGCAAGGTCTATGAAGTGACGGAATACCTGCATGCCCATTATGCGGAGAGGCTGTCCGTGCAAGAACTGGCTGAGCGCTTTTATATTAGCAGCACTTACCTGTGCCGATTGTTCAAGCGGACGACCGGATTCACCCTGATGGAATATCTGAATGCCATTCGTATTCAGGAGGCCAAGCACCTGCTGTGTGATACCCGGCTTAAGGTTACGCAGATCGCTGAGAATACCGGCTTTGGCAGCATTGCACATTTCAATCGCGTATTTAAGAGCCTCACCCGCAAGTCACCTCTACAGTATCGGAAACAATCGGGTTCATAGTTAATTTCATATCCTAGAAACCCCATAAAAATAAGGCAGGGAGAATTCGGATTCTCCCTGCCTTATAACTACTGGTTTACTTTTTCAAATGAACTACAGCTACAGTCTCTTGGCCCGCTGTAACATTACCTTCGACAGAAGGAATGACATTCTCCACCACATCAAGACCTGACGGGATGAGCACAGGGGTCACCAGAGGAAGACCTGCCTGCCGGATTGTCTCCATATCGAACTCGACGAGAAGCTGACCCTTGCTCACTTTATCGCCCGTATTCACATGGACCTTGAATCCGCTGCCTTTAAGTCCTACCGTATTAATCCCGATATGGATCAGGAGCTGCACGCCGCTCTCATGCTCCAAGATTACCGCATGCTTACTCTTCTCCATCACATGGGCAACCGTTCCGTCAAAAGGTGCAAAGGCTTTGCCTTCTGCCGGTTCAATAGCGATCCCTTCTCCCATATGCTTGCCGGAGAATGCTGGATCAGGTACCTCTTCCAGAGGAACCACCTTCCCTGTAATTGGGGCAAGGAGCTCCAGCTTGTCGATGGAAGAAGCAGCGCTAGCAGAGCTTACTGGAGCTGAAGTAGAAGCTGAAGTCGCAACTGGTCCGGCAGTCTCCACCGCGGCAGCAGCCTCGGCGGTTCCTTCTTCCGTCACGGCTTCATTCTTATACCCAAACAGCCAGGTCAGCACGAAGGCAACGATCATTGCTACGAGATTAGACAGGATGTATAGCGGCAGCTGACCGTTCAGATAGAGAAGCGTTCCGGGAATGACCGTCACGGACATGCCGCTTCCCGCCAGGTGGAACAGCGATGCCATAAAGCCGCCGACTGCCCCGCCGATCAGTCCCATGATAAACGGCTTCATGTAGCGCAAGTTGACCCCGAAAATCGCCGGTTCAGTAATGCCTAGGAATGCCGACAAGGACGAAGGAAGGGCCAGCGCCTTCAGCTTCATGTTCTTGGTCTTCAAACCTACAGCCAGACAAGCTGCACCTTGTGCCGCCATAGCGGTAGTGATAATAGCATTAAACGCATTGCTGCCGTTCTTCTCAAGCAGCTGAATTTCCAGGAAGTTAAAGATATGATGAACACCGGTAACTACAATAATCTGATGGAAGAATCCGATTACAAGCCCCGCAATGCCATAAGGCAAATCTAATACGGTTGTCGTTCCATGAAGCACCCATTCTTCAACGGAATGGAAGATCGGTCCGATAGCGAACAATCCAAGGATGATCATCACCAATAAGGTGATAAATGGTGTCAGGATTAAATCCAGGGCTTCCGGGATACGTTTTCTGAGGAATTTCTCAAACTTAGCGCCCAGCAAGCCCACGAAGAACGCCGGCAATACAGACCCTTGATATCCTACAACAGGAATGAAGCCTAACATGGTCAGTGCGTGTGCTGAACCGTCTGCAACACTATAAGCGTTCGGAAGCGCCGGATTGACAAGCATGAGGCCAAGCACAATCCCGAGCACCGGGCTTCCGCCAAAGACGCGGAATGCCGACCAGGCCACCAGGGCAGGCAGGAAAGCAAAGGCCGTGTCTGTTAATACCTGTGTGAACAACAGGAAATTCGGCGAGATATCTTCAGGGGTTGCCCCGAACCAGGCCAGAATTTGCGGCTGGGTTAGCAGACCACGCAGACCCATGAACAATCCGGTTGCAACCAGCACCGGGATAATCGGTACAAACACGTCTCCAAAGGTACGGATCGCACGCTGGAAGGCGTTGCCCTGCTTCTTGCCCTGACCCTTCAGGTCCTCCTTGGATGTGCTCTCAATGCCGAGCTTCTCGACCTCCTCGAAGATCCGATTGACCGTGCCTGTTCCGAAGATAATCTGATATTGACCAGAGTTGAAAAAGGCCCCTTTGACCTTATCAATGTTCTCCACCTGCTGCTGATTGATCTTCTCTTTGTCACGAACCATAATGCGCAGGCGTGTCGCACAATGGGCAAAAGATGCGATGTTTTCTTTGCCGCCAACGGCGTCTACAACCTCTTTGGCAATTTGTTGATTCTCAGCCATTGCTCTCGCTTCCCTTCTTTATGCATTCCATGATTTGCTTTATGGTCGGAAGAGCTGGAATAGCCCCTTTTCCCGTAGTTGTTAAAGCTCCGCTCGCATTCGCGAACTTGAGCAGGCTCTCATGAGCCTCGGCGAGCACCTCGGTCAAGCTGTCTTTGGTAGCCTTGCGCTCCAGCAGCTGGTAGAGGAAGCCCCCCACAAAGGCATCTCCGGCCCCTGTAGTATCCAAGGCCTGCACCTTATACCCTTCTGCGGTATATTTCGTATTCGGCAGAATCAATTCTGCCCCATCCGGCCCTTTTGTAAAGATGACAGCCTGCACCTCTCCTGTGAATAGCGAGGCCAGCGCTTCCTCTTCGTCTTCTATACCGGTAATGAACGCGAGCTCATCTTCCGATATCTTCAGAAGGTCTGCTTTAGGAATAAAGGACTGAATGGTCCTGCGGCATTCCTCCGGATCGCTCCATAAGGGCAGGCGTACGTTAGGATCGAAGCTGACCAGCCCGCCTTTGCTCTTCATGGCCTCAATAGCCTTGAGATGAGCTCGCTTCATCGGGCTTTCTACCAGGTCGACCGATCCGAAGTGGAGAATATCTCCAGCATGGAAAATTTCAGGATCAATCTCATCCTCCGATAACAGCAAGTCGGCAGATGGATTCCGGTAGAAGGAGAAGTCACGCTCTCCGTTATCCCGCAGCGATACAAACGCTAATCCGGTATTGGCCTCGCTGGTTCTTTGAACCAGATCGGTTCTAACCCCTGCTTCAGCCAGCTGCTCCAGAAGAAAATCCCCGAAGGCATCATTCCCCAGCTTCGTAATGATCGAGGAAGCAGCTCCATACTTCGCAACCGCCGCGGCTACGTTGGCAGGAGCGCCTCCCGCCGCCCGTTCAAAGGAGACAACATCCTTTAAGGCCGCTCCTTTTTGCAGCGGAATGAAGTCGATCAGCACCTCTCCGATGGCAAATAAAGTTCCCACGTGCATTCACCCTTTAACATTAGATTCTAATAATCCCATTTCACAATCTGAAACTCCGCAGTTCCGTTAGTGGAGAAGAGCCGAATCTCACGGCTGTCCGGACTAGGGAAGATGCGGCTGGTGAATACCTGTTCACCGTCATTCACAAAAATCTCCACCGAGGAGGTATCCATGAAGATGTGGAATTTAATCGTGTCTGCGTCGATGCTGCAGCGGCGGACTTGGCCGTTGATTTCTCCCATAGTTTGCCCAGATAGCGAGCGGTCAAGGGTGATTTTCTTATCCTCCGCATCGTACTGGAGGATCGTTTTCTCCTCACCGCCGGCCCGCAGCTCCAGCCCGAACGTCTTCGCATCAAAGCTCGGTACCTCGCAGATCAGTTCATAAGCCGTGCCGTCAAACCCCTCCAGATGCTTCACTCCACGGCTAACCGACATCTTCGTGCGCTTCTCCGCTTTGCGAAGCTTCGCCAGCTCCGGAACCGGCTGCTGAAGCAGCTTGCCGTCCTTAAGGATTAGCTGGCGCGGGAGCGTTAAGCAGCCGGCCCATCCATTCGTATCTGTCGGATACTCTACATCCGGCAGGCCCATCCATGCCACCAGAAGCCGGCGGCCGTCTGGATCCGCTGTAGTCTGAGCTGCATAGAAATCAAATCCCCGATCCAGCTCTTCGAACGATCCGTGAGCAAATTCCCTTGTTCCTGTATCCAGCGGATCACCAATCACATAGCCGTTTTGATAGATATTGTTGTACTTATCACCGTCAGCATCCAGGCCTTGTGGTGAGAACACCATCACTCCTCGGCCGTCCAGCTCGAAGTAATCCGGGCATTCCCACATGTATCCAAATTCAGGCAGCCGGGTAACGATTTCCCCTTTAAACTCCCAGTTCAACAGGTCCTTAGATTGGTACAATACAGTGCAGCCTGTCTGATCTACCCTTTGGGCGCCCAGGACGCAGTAGTAGGTATCTGCCTTCTTCCATACCTTCGGGTCTCTGAAATGGTCCGTATATCCCGGGGGAACCTCAGGAATGACCGGCTGGTCCATCTTGGTAATTAGACCGCTTTCATTCATGTAAGCGAGACATTGATAAGGATGCCTGATCCATGCCTCATCCCGAGTATTGCCCGTGTATATGAAATACAGCTTGCCATCCTTCTCTATGGCGCTTCCTGAATAAGCTCCGTGGGAATCATACTTTCCACCGGGTTCAAGGCCAATCCCTAATTGCTCCCAAACAGCAAGATCCGTAGATTTGGTATGGTACCAATACTTCATACCGTGATCAGTCCCCAGCGGGAACCATTGGTAAAAAAGGTGATACTCTCCCTGAAAGTACGAGAAGCCGTTAGGATCATTCAATAGCCCTGTTGGCGGTTGAATATGGTAGCTCTGTCTCCAAGGGCAATTTGCGATCTTCTCCTGAAGCTGGGCCAATTCGCCAGGCTCTGCCTGCTCGATCAGCCTGTATTTCTCTTCTCTAGTCATTTTCATGGTTGTTCTCCATCCTATAACCCTCACCAGGAACCGGTTCCAGTTCAGTTGAAAAATAAACCGGAACCGGTTCCAGTTTGTAGATAAATATTGCCGGCCCATCACCTCGTAAGAGGGATGGAACCGGTTCCTGTGTGTCTATCATACTCGATTGGCTGCTAATTTGTCAACGCTTTCTCTCTGAATCAGCTCTACATCCATTACGGAGAGCATGTCTACTTTTTGCTCAAGCACCAATTGAATAATGTTGTGGGCTGCCAGCTTGCCTGCCTGGAAATAATGGTACTGCACGGTCGTCAAGGCGGGGTGGATAATCTCTGTAATATCATATCCCCCAAACCCGGTAATGGACAGCTCTTCAGGAATCTGAATGTTATTTAAATGCGCGGCTTTGAAGACACCAAGCGCGATGTTATCGGTGGCGCATACCATGATGGATGGAACCTGCTCCTTCAGAATGAGGGATGCCGCAGCCATCGCGTCGGACATTTTAAAACCTGTCTCATAATAGCTTACCTCACACTCGGAGCAGGCATCTACGGCCCTTCTAAATCCGTTCTTTCTGCGAATCCCCACCGCTTCGTCCTTTTCCGTAACACCTAAATAGACGATCTTCCGGTGCCCCTTGCTTAAAACATGCTGTCCCATCAAAAATCCGGCCTGATCATCATTATGAACCAAGCTGTGGACTTGTTCATGCTGCTGCCCAACTAAGATAACCGGAATATTAATTTCCGCTATAGCATGAAGATGAGCTTTCGTCACTTGGGCAGCAAGCAGTATAATTCCTGATATCTTCTGTCTGGCAAAATCATATATGGCTTCAATTTCTCTGTCCATATCCTGGCTCGTATTTGAAATAAGCATTTGATAATGGTTCTTTCTAAGCTCCTCATCAATTCCCATCAAGGTCTGCGAGGATGCGAAGGAATCTAGACGGGGAACAACTGTCCCGAT from Paenibacillus sp. CAA11 encodes:
- a CDS encoding ABC transporter permease → MTGITVEKKQKPGWIHYVAKNYILYLFLLPAVILTIIFKYVPMYGAIIAFKDFSPRKGILGSDWVGFEHFQRFLSSPNFYDIFMNTLKLSAYGLILGFPVPIILALMFNLIKGQKLKKNIQLIVYAPNFISVVVITGMLFVFLSPTGVINTLVTLFTDKPISFMTDPAYFRTVYILSGIWQSAGWSSIIYVAALANVDPQLHEAARMDGASLLRRIWHIDLPALKPVMAVLFILAAGGIMSIGYEKAFLMQTPLNIPTSEIIATYVYKVGLQSGDYAYSTAIGLFNSVINVVLLVFVNSVVKKLNEGEGLY
- a CDS encoding glycoside hydrolase family 32 protein, producing MKIMKHEKHRPLWHFSPKQHWINDPNGLVYFNQEYHLFFQHHPSSSNWGPMHWGHAVSRNLIDWEELPIALAPDELGTIFSGSAVVDWKNTTGFFPEEPGLVAIFTHHLDTGEEGVPITQAQSLAYSTDQGRTWTKYEGNPVLSCKSNPDFRDPKVFWHPESARWVMVLATGQTISIYSSPDLKSWTFESEFGEGIGFHGAVWECPDLFQLNIEGTSESRWVLLVSVGDNPEFDEGSRTQYFIGSFDGSKFTPDDAEIRWLDYGRDNYAGVSFSDIPEEDGRRLYIAWMSNWRYARQVPTNGWRGVMTFPRALTLVQLEDATLIRQQPAEELKSYFSERTMLPDLTIAGGVSHSFPCQAEALELNLNLEHADAAGFDLILQHTADQHTKISYCAVQQTLTLYRDQSGIRDFAEIFPLPQAMPVPLPDNIRLQILVDTSSIEVFVNDGLYALTSVVYPDQTCEQITIHAKQGDVRVYDSSLAVR
- a CDS encoding carbohydrate ABC transporter permease, coding for MDIHHSKSDRFILGLNYTLLGLFVLIILFPLLYVLLASFLNPNVLISKGLAISASDWSLVGYEKILQNSAMIRGFFNAVFYSAAFAIVTVLVSIFAAYPLSIEGFVGKRFIMIFFLITMFFGGGLIPTYLVVKNVGMLDTVWAIILPGAVSVFNIILARTYFLGIPKELFQAARIDGASDLHVFFKIVMPLAKPIIFVLALYAFVGQWNSYFDAMIYLENSKLFPLQLVLRSILIQNQVDPGMISDALAQAELKKLSEMIKYSSIVVSSLPLIIMYPFFQKYFEKGVMVGSIK
- a CDS encoding ABC transporter substrate-binding protein — translated: MKKTVQLLAVTVLSVSLLAGCGGEGGGNSASKDYQLQNVSFPLKEKVTLNFMTQSSPLAPSDPNQKLIYKRLEEKTGVHIDWKNYTSDSFAEKRNLAIASDDLPDAILDAGYSDYELLQLGSDGTIIPLEDLIEKYMPNFKKVLEAAPEYKAMITAPDGHIYSFPWIEELGSGKESIHSVNDFPWINKAWLDKLGLKMPTTTEELKNVLIAFKNNDPNGNGQKDEIPMSFIMNNGNEDMNFLFGSFGLGDNGDHTVVTNDGKVVFTASQDGYKEAIKYFNELYKLNLIDEESFEQDYNTYLAKGQSGRYGLYFQWDKANITGANDNYELMNPLEGPSGETNVTRTNNYGFDRGRMVITQANKNLELTAKWIDQLYDPIQSVQNNWGTYGDETQQNIFKFDEQKKMLVHLPLGDTSPVELRQKTNIGGPLAILDEYYGKYTTKPDDAAWRLQLMKEVMVPHMKQDNNYPKIFFSREEQKELTNIETDLFAYVNRKRAEWIKTGKVDAEWNAYLQELNRLGLEKWLQIKQSGYDKYKK
- a CDS encoding Gfo/Idh/MocA family protein, which codes for MTIRNYAFVGLGGRAEFFYGEMASHYSHSARIVGFCDVNETRMAYANTLLQEKYSCNAVPAYRAEEFDRMIQETDPDTVIVTSIDRTHHKYIIRAMELGCDVISEKPMTIDAEKCQAILDAVQRTGRKLRVTFNYRYAPHNTKIRELLMEGTIGEVLSVNFEWLLNTQHGADYFRRWHRDKRNSGGLLVHKSTHHFDLMNFWLDSKPDTVFAMGDLRFYGRENAENRGVTQFYQRAYGSRAAKDDPFALHLEEHEPLKRMYLEAEHEDGYLRDQSVFGDNISIEDTMGVMVKYKNKAILNYSLNAYLPWEGFKVDFNGTKGRLEVKVVEQSYVNAGGAKEQEGAVQHKQIVVYPQFAAPYIVDIEEGSGGHGGGDPVMLRDIFDAESAAEAEDRFGRAASHLDGAWSILTGIAANRSIATGLPVRVEELVKL
- a CDS encoding AraC family transcriptional regulator, with amino-acid sequence MENETEALFAIEQAKRQEPFSMDSDHAHDTYEIYYLLSGERNYYIHNWVYELRKGDVIFINKKQLHRTTARGTKLHERVLINFRREFMGSLSGVEEVILPLVSYRCLLLRPEIHEQQQLENILFSMLQEDRRNQPHRIPYLQSLLLQLLIELNRMFSISKKSIAPLNEDRERKVYEVTEYLHAHYAERLSVQELAERFYISSTYLCRLFKRTTGFTLMEYLNAIRIQEAKHLLCDTRLKVTQIAENTGFGSIAHFNRVFKSLTRKSPLQYRKQSGS